From the Actinomycetota bacterium genome, one window contains:
- a CDS encoding glycosyltransferase family 4 protein — protein MSARSVVHVLGPSTGGIRRHVRYLAHNPPPGFTTLRVCGPGSLEQYFDGLPFAPLTADGIADADVVHAHGVTAGRVALRRRRPPVVLTLHVYDVAGGRPAPARAALRMLAPAIVRRADAVIAVSVEIAARVPGAVVIPPAAEPRGAPRRDRREVRAELGAADDEVVVMSIARLHRDKSLHVLIEAARLAGLTCWVAGDGPLRAELERLAQGTRVRLLGYRDDVSDLLGAADLFALTSLGEGYPVVVVEALQAGLPVVATDVGAVREMVGDAGEIVDPGDATALASSLSRIAGNDEVRAGLMRRAGARSLPQPEELVRRVGEVYQRVMS, from the coding sequence GTGAGCGCGCGATCAGTGGTCCACGTGCTGGGGCCGTCGACCGGGGGCATCCGACGCCACGTCCGCTACCTCGCGCACAACCCGCCCCCGGGCTTCACGACACTGCGGGTCTGCGGGCCGGGGTCTTTGGAGCAGTACTTCGATGGCCTGCCTTTCGCGCCACTCACGGCCGATGGCATCGCAGATGCCGACGTCGTCCACGCCCACGGCGTGACCGCCGGCAGAGTCGCCCTGCGTCGCCGGCGCCCCCCGGTGGTTCTGACGCTTCACGTCTACGACGTCGCGGGGGGCCGTCCGGCGCCGGCGCGTGCCGCGCTGCGCATGCTGGCGCCGGCGATTGTCCGGCGGGCCGATGCGGTCATAGCCGTCAGTGTCGAGATAGCGGCGCGTGTCCCGGGGGCCGTGGTCATTCCGCCCGCCGCCGAGCCGCGCGGAGCCCCCCGCCGCGACAGACGTGAAGTGCGGGCGGAGCTGGGAGCCGCCGATGACGAGGTCGTGGTGATGTCCATAGCCCGGCTGCATCGCGACAAGTCGCTTCATGTGCTGATCGAGGCAGCCCGGCTCGCGGGGCTCACGTGCTGGGTCGCCGGCGACGGTCCTCTTCGCGCGGAGCTGGAGCGGCTTGCGCAGGGGACGCGCGTCCGGTTGCTCGGCTACCGCGACGACGTGTCGGACCTGCTGGGCGCGGCGGACCTGTTCGCCCTGACCTCGCTGGGAGAGGGCTACCCTGTCGTCGTCGTGGAGGCACTGCAGGCAGGGCTTCCCGTCGTGGCCACTGACGTGGGGGCCGTCCGGGAGATGGTCGGGGACGCCGGCGAGATCGTCGACCCCGGAGATGCGACGGCTCTGGCTTCGTCGCTAAGCAGGATCGCGGGTAACGATGAGGTCCGGGCCGGACTGATGCGGCGCGCCGGGGCGAGGTCGCTGCCGCAGCCGGAGGAGCTGGTGCGTCGCGTGGGTGAGGTCTACCAAAGGGTGATGTCGTGA
- a CDS encoding MFS transporter permease, protein MAAPVTAARDPEAPPAGGSAGTSAWIRFWYDPVPLRRLQLFRVLIYLYVPLDVVLTRFPADHGLLPASWYAPLWIGRALGIPAPTRVGMALVLVSLLSIPLVAAAGRARRLAGPAVALLYGYWCLIGFSYGKVDHDRVALLVALAVLPTVAWTAEDGTSAAAGWAMRMVQVAVALTYFLAGVTKMLVSGPSWITSSILISAITRRGTMFADPLLQFPRLLHLMQLGIIVFELTALLMLVRGRVGRLYVWMAALFHTVTFVGITIYFRAHMICLISFAPLERLRFGGRGFGLRVSRALRVPPPQCVEAAQKGNALDEPAKGDHLRRGRQPDEHEQAQQAPAGADGGNGSGPPGSPREVGAGVAEHSALPQVHGQKGPDPTGQGG, encoded by the coding sequence TTGGCCGCCCCGGTGACCGCGGCGCGCGACCCAGAGGCCCCACCGGCGGGCGGTTCCGCCGGGACCTCCGCGTGGATCCGGTTCTGGTACGACCCCGTCCCCCTGCGGCGCCTGCAGCTGTTCCGCGTCCTGATCTACCTGTACGTGCCACTGGACGTGGTGCTCACGCGGTTTCCGGCCGACCACGGACTTCTTCCTGCCTCGTGGTACGCGCCTCTGTGGATCGGCAGGGCGCTTGGAATCCCGGCTCCCACCCGCGTGGGGATGGCGCTGGTACTGGTGTCCCTGCTATCGATTCCGCTGGTTGCCGCCGCCGGCCGGGCGCGCCGGCTGGCCGGCCCCGCCGTGGCCCTGCTCTACGGCTACTGGTGCCTGATCGGCTTTTCGTACGGCAAGGTGGACCACGACCGCGTCGCCCTGCTGGTCGCTCTAGCGGTCCTGCCCACCGTGGCGTGGACGGCTGAAGACGGGACCTCGGCAGCCGCCGGATGGGCAATGCGGATGGTGCAGGTGGCGGTCGCCCTCACGTACTTCCTGGCCGGCGTGACCAAGATGCTCGTGTCGGGGCCCTCATGGATAACCAGTTCCATCCTCATCTCCGCCATCACCCGGCGAGGGACGATGTTCGCCGACCCGCTCCTGCAGTTCCCCCGGCTGCTTCATCTGATGCAGTTGGGGATCATCGTGTTCGAACTGACCGCCCTGCTGATGCTCGTACGCGGCCGCGTCGGGAGGCTGTACGTGTGGATGGCGGCGCTGTTCCATACGGTGACTTTCGTCGGCATCACGATCTACTTCAGGGCTCACATGATCTGCCTGATCTCGTTCGCTCCCCTGGAACGGCTCCGCTTCGGCGGACGGGGCTTCGGCCTCCGGGTGTCCCGGGCCCTGAGGGTTCCTCCTCCCCAGTGCGTCGAAGCCGCGCAAAAGGGGAATGCGCTCGATGAGCCGGCTAAAGGAGACCACCTCCGACGCGGCCGTCAACCCGACGAGCACGAACAGGCACAGCAGGCGCCCGCGGGAGCCGATGGAGGCAACGGCAGCGGCCCCCCAGGCAGCCCCCGCGAGGTTGGCGCCGGAGTCGCCGAGCATTCCGCGCTCCCGCAGGTCCACGGGCAGAAAGGCCCCGACCCCACCGGCCAGGGCGGCTGA
- a CDS encoding CTP synthase, whose product MARHIFVTGGVASSLGKGITAASIGRLLVSRGLNVVLQKLDPYINVDPGTMNPFQHGEVFVTQDGAETDLDLGHYERFVDTNLARESNVTTGQIYWSVLQRERRGEFLGETVQVIPHITNEIKERILALGRDSSVDVVITEVGGTVGDIESLPFIEAIRQVRRDLGRDNCFFVHVTLIPFIEASGEQKTKPTQHSVMALRSIGVQPDAIVCRSDRPIGTSLKQKISLLCDVDVEAVVSATDTSNLYEVPLVLYREGLDRRIARHLGLAKGEPDLQSWQDLVERIGSPRGSVRIALVGKYVNLPDAYLSVTEALRHGGIHHQVRVEIEWIASDGMIDDGQHLQGCHGLLVPGGFGVRGIEGKIEATRSARESGLPFLGICLGLQCAVTEFARNVAGMRDANSTEFDEQTPYPVIDLMASQQGVTDKGGTMRLGTYPCVLKEGTRAAAAYGARVVEERHRHRYEVNPDLLPKLEAEGLVASGSSPDGSLVEIIEVPDHPWFVASQFHPEFLSRPTRPHPLFRDFIGAAAAGAGISV is encoded by the coding sequence TTGGCCAGACACATCTTCGTTACCGGGGGTGTGGCCTCCTCTCTCGGAAAGGGCATCACCGCCGCCTCCATAGGCCGCCTGCTGGTCTCCCGTGGGTTGAACGTGGTCCTGCAGAAGCTCGACCCCTACATCAACGTCGACCCGGGGACGATGAACCCCTTCCAGCACGGCGAGGTCTTTGTCACACAGGACGGCGCCGAGACCGACCTGGACCTCGGGCACTATGAGAGGTTCGTCGACACCAACCTGGCGCGAGAGTCCAACGTGACGACCGGGCAGATCTACTGGTCAGTGCTCCAGCGCGAGCGCCGCGGGGAGTTCCTGGGCGAGACGGTCCAGGTGATCCCCCACATCACCAACGAGATCAAGGAGCGCATCCTCGCCCTCGGCCGTGACTCGTCCGTCGACGTGGTCATCACCGAGGTCGGGGGCACCGTCGGCGACATCGAATCCCTGCCGTTCATAGAGGCGATCCGGCAGGTCCGGCGCGACCTCGGCCGCGACAACTGCTTTTTCGTGCACGTGACGCTCATCCCGTTCATCGAGGCGTCCGGCGAACAGAAGACGAAGCCGACGCAGCACTCGGTCATGGCCCTTCGGTCCATCGGAGTCCAGCCGGACGCAATCGTGTGCCGCTCGGACCGTCCCATCGGAACCTCGCTAAAGCAGAAGATCTCGCTTCTGTGCGACGTGGACGTCGAAGCCGTCGTATCGGCCACCGACACGTCCAACCTCTACGAGGTTCCGCTCGTGCTGTACCGGGAGGGCCTGGACCGGCGTATTGCCAGGCACCTGGGACTGGCCAAGGGCGAACCCGATCTGCAGTCGTGGCAGGACCTGGTCGAACGCATCGGCTCCCCGCGCGGCTCCGTCAGGATCGCGCTCGTCGGCAAGTACGTGAACCTTCCGGACGCCTACCTGTCCGTCACCGAGGCACTGCGTCACGGCGGCATCCACCACCAGGTCCGGGTCGAGATCGAGTGGATCGCGTCCGACGGGATGATCGACGACGGACAGCACCTCCAGGGCTGCCACGGCCTGTTGGTCCCGGGCGGTTTCGGCGTCCGGGGCATAGAGGGCAAGATCGAGGCGACCAGGAGCGCGCGCGAGTCGGGCCTGCCGTTTTTGGGCATCTGCCTCGGCCTGCAGTGCGCCGTCACGGAGTTCGCGCGCAACGTCGCGGGGATGCGCGACGCCAACTCCACGGAGTTCGACGAGCAGACGCCGTACCCGGTCATCGATCTGATGGCGTCGCAACAGGGCGTCACCGACAAGGGCGGCACGATGCGGCTCGGCACTTACCCCTGCGTTTTGAAGGAGGGCACCCGGGCCGCCGCGGCCTACGGCGCGAGGGTGGTGGAGGAGCGGCATCGCCACCGCTACGAGGTCAACCCCGACCTTCTTCCGAAGCTGGAGGCCGAGGGGCTGGTTGCTTCCGGGTCCTCTCCGGACGGAAGCCTCGTCGAGATCATCGAGGTCCCGGACCACCCCTGGTTCGTGGCGTCGCAATTCCATCCGGAGTTTCTGTCGAGGCCGACGAGGCCGCACCCGTTGTTCAGGGACTTCATCGGGGCCGCCGCAGCGGGGGCCGGCATCAGCGTCTGA
- a CDS encoding methyltransferase domain-containing protein has protein sequence MDFFALTQPGIGPVLRREAESLPLRDLSVDADVGFDGRADVVAFCGRTGPALLGLRTAEAVLVQVGTSGPGAAAKVAATMWEPRRAANALSVFAGLGGALRPRMGFRVAVRVLSETNFRRTDLRRAVAQVVGSTYPRWGLEDPAALELWVVESSPGRFRLGLRLDKLSRTGPARDLERVGALRPSVAAAMVLLAGRPKGWMLDAFCGSGTILAAGADAEWEIAGCDLDPAALLAAAGNLGPRPRLLRADALKLPLAGGRFSAAVSNLPFGKRFPLPPNPGRWFGGVMEELCRVTVPGAKIVLLGPRGRGLEAAVAQSRRVEELERFDVTVLGEPARIFVLGPGLRR, from the coding sequence GTGGACTTCTTCGCCCTGACCCAGCCCGGGATCGGACCGGTGCTCCGCCGCGAGGCGGAGTCCCTGCCGCTGCGTGACCTCTCGGTGGACGCAGACGTCGGGTTCGACGGGCGTGCCGACGTGGTCGCTTTCTGCGGTCGCACGGGTCCTGCGCTGCTCGGCCTCCGGACCGCCGAGGCTGTGCTCGTGCAGGTGGGGACGTCCGGCCCGGGAGCCGCCGCGAAGGTGGCGGCCACCATGTGGGAGCCGCGCCGTGCGGCCAACGCGCTGTCCGTGTTCGCCGGACTGGGGGGCGCCCTGCGTCCACGGATGGGGTTCAGGGTGGCGGTGAGAGTGCTGTCGGAAACCAACTTCCGCCGCACCGACCTCAGACGCGCCGTGGCGCAGGTCGTGGGGTCCACGTACCCGCGGTGGGGACTCGAGGACCCCGCCGCGCTGGAGCTGTGGGTGGTCGAGTCCTCACCGGGACGGTTCCGACTCGGCCTGCGGCTGGACAAGCTCTCCCGGACGGGTCCCGCGCGCGACCTCGAGCGGGTGGGCGCGCTGCGTCCATCGGTCGCCGCCGCCATGGTGCTGCTCGCCGGCCGCCCGAAGGGCTGGATGCTGGACGCCTTTTGCGGGTCCGGAACCATCCTGGCCGCAGGCGCCGATGCCGAATGGGAGATAGCCGGGTGCGACCTGGACCCGGCCGCCCTCCTCGCCGCGGCCGGGAACCTGGGCCCACGTCCCCGGCTTCTGCGGGCCGACGCTTTGAAGCTGCCGCTCGCCGGCGGGCGTTTCTCGGCGGCAGTGTCCAACCTCCCCTTTGGAAAGAGATTTCCGCTTCCGCCCAATCCCGGACGCTGGTTCGGGGGGGTGATGGAGGAGCTGTGCCGCGTCACCGTGCCGGGAGCGAAGATCGTGCTCCTGGGGCCCCGGGGCCGAGGCCTGGAAGCGGCAGTCGCTCAAAGCCGAAGAGTGGAGGAGCTGGAGCGGTTCGACGTGACGGTGCTGGGCGAGCCGGCGAGGATATTCGTCCTCGGACCGGGCCTCAGACGCTGA
- a CDS encoding NUDIX hydrolase N-terminal domain-containing protein: MTDLLRLARELQSLAQTGLRYAADHYATERYEAVRRIAAQLLAGATGPDVQRLQDLYESQTGDATPKVDVRAAVFDDLGRILLVRETSDAGRWTLPGGWANVNDTPSESVVREVVEETGFVVEAAKLLMVQDRDRHNPPGVFHSYKLFFSCTLTGGSARGSHETSDPAFFARDSIPHDLSLGRTTPTQIRRCFEHLDDPDLPTDFD, translated from the coding sequence GTGACAGACCTTCTACGCCTGGCCCGTGAGCTTCAGTCCCTGGCTCAGACCGGCTTGCGCTACGCCGCCGACCACTACGCCACCGAGCGGTACGAGGCCGTCCGTCGGATAGCGGCGCAGCTGCTGGCCGGGGCCACCGGTCCGGACGTGCAGCGCCTGCAGGACCTGTACGAGTCCCAGACGGGCGACGCCACCCCCAAGGTCGACGTGCGCGCGGCGGTGTTCGACGACCTGGGACGCATTCTTCTCGTCCGCGAGACCTCCGACGCCGGACGCTGGACCCTGCCGGGAGGCTGGGCGAACGTCAACGACACGCCGTCGGAGTCGGTGGTGCGGGAGGTCGTGGAGGAGACGGGTTTCGTGGTCGAGGCGGCCAAGCTGCTGATGGTGCAGGACCGCGACCGCCACAACCCACCCGGCGTGTTCCACAGCTACAAGCTCTTCTTCTCGTGCACCCTCACCGGTGGATCTGCCCGCGGCAGCCACGAGACGAGCGATCCTGCATTCTTCGCACGCGACTCCATCCCGCATGACCTGTCGCTCGGCCGGACGACCCCAACCCAGATCCGCAGGTGCTTTGAGCATCTCGATGACCCGGACCTGCCGACGGACTTCGACTGA
- the ald gene encoding alanine dehydrogenase: MRIGVPTEVMESEYRVALTPAGARELSGAGHEVLIQQGAGTGSVLPDSAYERAGGRIVPTAADAWSADLVLKVKEPLQSEFDHLRSGQIVFTYLHLAAHRELTQRLVDSRAIGIAYETVAVDGRLPLLAPMSEIAGRMAPHVGAHYLEKEHGAGILLGGVSGVRPARVVVLGAGTAGRNAAFLAAGMEAEVLLFDKNIDRLREVDFIHRGRIMTLYSNRESVEQALREADLVIGAVLVPGAKAPVVVPESSVKEMKPGSVLVDLSIDQGGCIETAHVTTHTDPIYELHGVVHYCVGNVPGAVPNTSTYALTNATLPFVEAIANSGLLEAIRASDPLMQGVNVYDGAITNAGVAEAHDLPYARVDEVLRG; the protein is encoded by the coding sequence ATGCGCATCGGCGTTCCTACCGAGGTCATGGAAAGCGAGTACCGCGTCGCGCTGACGCCGGCGGGGGCCAGAGAGCTGTCCGGAGCCGGGCACGAGGTGCTGATACAGCAGGGGGCCGGCACCGGCTCGGTGCTCCCGGACTCCGCATACGAGCGTGCGGGGGGCAGGATCGTGCCCACGGCCGCGGACGCCTGGTCGGCAGACCTGGTCCTCAAGGTGAAAGAGCCGCTGCAGTCGGAGTTCGATCACCTGCGCTCCGGGCAGATCGTTTTCACCTACCTGCACCTGGCGGCCCACCGGGAGCTCACCCAGCGGCTGGTGGACAGCCGCGCGATCGGGATCGCCTACGAGACCGTGGCCGTGGACGGCCGCCTGCCCCTGCTGGCCCCGATGAGCGAGATCGCCGGCAGGATGGCCCCCCACGTGGGCGCGCACTACCTGGAGAAGGAGCATGGAGCCGGGATCCTGCTCGGCGGCGTGTCCGGGGTGCGTCCGGCGCGCGTGGTCGTCCTCGGCGCGGGCACGGCCGGCCGCAACGCCGCCTTTTTGGCGGCCGGGATGGAGGCCGAGGTCCTGCTGTTCGACAAGAACATCGACCGGCTGCGCGAGGTCGACTTCATCCACCGCGGGCGCATCATGACCCTGTACTCTAACCGCGAGTCGGTGGAGCAGGCCCTTCGCGAAGCGGACCTGGTGATTGGAGCAGTGCTCGTCCCGGGGGCCAAGGCGCCGGTGGTCGTCCCCGAGTCGTCGGTAAAGGAGATGAAGCCGGGCAGCGTGCTGGTCGACCTGTCGATCGACCAGGGCGGGTGCATCGAAACGGCCCATGTCACCACCCACACCGACCCGATCTACGAACTCCACGGGGTGGTCCACTACTGCGTCGGCAACGTACCGGGAGCCGTCCCGAACACGTCCACCTACGCCTTGACCAACGCAACGCTGCCGTTCGTCGAAGCCATAGCCAACTCAGGGCTTCTCGAAGCGATCAGGGCGAGCGATCCGCTGATGCAGGGCGTCAACGTCTATGACGGCGCGATCACGAATGCGGGCGTCGCTGAGGCCCACGACCTGCCTTACGCGCGCGTGGACGAGGTCCTCCGCGGGTGA
- a CDS encoding tyrosine recombinase, producing the protein MTRSAAAQPQSPKQAVPPALAAAASDFEDYLRIERGAAVATVKAYRRVVRAYVARLAAAGINTPSQVRPRDVTDALQAVSDSGVGASTLHRALAAIRHFHRFCLREKLAPSNPATLVDGPRRGLALPRALPAEFVTALIESASGGSPAQLRDRAILELLYSSGLRVSELVGLDLDDVDLEDRIVRCLGKGGKERLVPLGRPAAEAVARWVREGRPAMVRRGRGSAAVFVSARGQRLSRQSAWKTVKTHAAKVDPEARVFPHALRHSFATHLVAGGADLRVVQEALGHARLSTTQVYTLVSRETLKDVYESAHPRGRRSGPRARAERPPAD; encoded by the coding sequence GTGACGCGAAGCGCTGCGGCGCAACCACAGTCTCCGAAGCAGGCGGTTCCGCCGGCCCTGGCCGCCGCCGCAAGCGACTTCGAGGACTACCTCCGCATCGAAAGGGGAGCGGCGGTTGCGACCGTCAAGGCCTACCGGCGGGTGGTCCGGGCATACGTCGCGCGGCTGGCCGCAGCCGGGATCAACACGCCCTCGCAGGTGCGGCCGCGCGACGTGACCGACGCCCTGCAGGCGGTGTCAGACTCCGGCGTGGGGGCGTCCACATTGCATCGGGCGCTGGCCGCCATCCGCCACTTCCACCGTTTCTGCCTGCGCGAGAAGCTGGCGCCCTCCAATCCCGCGACCCTGGTGGACGGCCCCCGCAGGGGCCTTGCCCTGCCCAGGGCACTGCCGGCCGAATTCGTGACCGCGCTGATCGAGTCGGCCTCCGGCGGTTCGCCGGCGCAGCTGCGCGACCGGGCGATCCTTGAGCTGCTGTACTCGTCCGGGTTGCGCGTTTCCGAGCTCGTCGGGCTCGATCTGGACGACGTGGACCTGGAAGACCGGATCGTGCGGTGCCTGGGCAAGGGCGGCAAGGAGCGCCTGGTCCCGCTGGGCCGTCCGGCCGCCGAAGCCGTCGCTCGCTGGGTCCGGGAGGGACGTCCGGCGATGGTGCGGCGCGGACGGGGGAGCGCGGCCGTGTTTGTGTCCGCCCGCGGGCAGCGGCTGTCCCGTCAGAGCGCGTGGAAGACGGTGAAGACCCATGCCGCGAAGGTCGACCCCGAGGCCCGGGTCTTCCCCCACGCCCTGCGACACTCGTTCGCCACCCATCTGGTGGCCGGGGGAGCCGATCTGCGCGTCGTCCAGGAAGCTCTGGGTCACGCTAGGCTGTCCACGACCCAGGTCTACACACTCGTCAGCAGGGAGACCCTCAAGGACGTGTACGAGTCCGCACACCCTCGCGGCCGGAGGTCCGGCCCCCGAGCCCGCGCCGAGCGGCCGCCCGCAGACTGA
- a CDS encoding TraR/DksA family transcriptional regulator, with the protein MNPDTTQDLRRRLEQERLDLLHQLEEYGVDPETGAPREVEFEHGFADSGQSTAEKANLLSLAESSLETLHEVDAALKRIEAGTFGTCESCGNQIPPERMEARPHARLCMSCMQKRG; encoded by the coding sequence GTGAACCCGGACACAACGCAGGATCTTCGCCGCCGCCTCGAACAGGAGCGGTTGGACCTTCTCCACCAGCTCGAGGAGTACGGCGTGGACCCCGAAACGGGGGCCCCGCGAGAAGTGGAGTTCGAGCACGGGTTCGCCGACAGCGGTCAGTCCACGGCCGAGAAGGCCAACCTGCTGTCTCTGGCGGAGAGCAGCCTCGAGACGCTCCACGAGGTGGACGCGGCCCTCAAGCGGATAGAGGCGGGAACGTTCGGCACGTGTGAGTCGTGCGGAAACCAAATCCCCCCCGAGCGCATGGAGGCCAGGCCGCACGCGCGGCTGTGCATGAGCTGCATGCAGAAGCGCGGGTAG
- a CDS encoding phosphopentomutase → MHELHAEARVGRGSGIHTARRVVLFVIDGLGVGELPDAPAYGDQGSNTLLHAAQQGRLRARNLDRLGLGRVQPAPGLGEEPSGAYGRMTEVSAGKDSMTGHWELAGIITQTPYETFPNGFGSGVLQELSRSIGVPVIGNVVSPGIEAMNRFGEESWRTGSPIVYTSADSVFQMAAHIDLVPADLLYGWCEIARVILGDRVGRVIARPFTGEPGSFRRIETGRRDFPVHLPPGSLLHILCDAGIPTVGIGKVCDMFPGHPFDAVEGPGSNDTIVLEATEWLKRESRGLVFANAGELDSKYAHRNDPQGWCSAFEHLDDRLGLLLACLEDDDAVFITGDHGNDPTTPSTDHSREYVPILATSGAGWRRGGPPADLGVRSSFADVGATIAELLLGTPTSLPGESFSSLVP, encoded by the coding sequence GTGCATGAGCTGCATGCAGAAGCGCGGGTAGGACGGGGGAGCGGCATCCACACCGCGCGCCGCGTTGTCCTTTTCGTGATCGACGGCCTCGGGGTCGGCGAGCTTCCCGATGCGCCCGCCTACGGGGACCAGGGCTCCAACACTCTGCTGCACGCGGCGCAGCAGGGGCGGCTGAGGGCTCGCAATCTCGACCGGCTTGGCCTCGGCCGCGTCCAGCCGGCCCCCGGACTTGGAGAGGAGCCGTCCGGCGCCTACGGCCGGATGACGGAGGTCTCTGCCGGCAAGGACAGCATGACCGGACACTGGGAACTGGCAGGGATCATCACCCAGACCCCATACGAGACATTCCCCAACGGGTTCGGCTCCGGCGTCCTCCAGGAGCTGTCGCGGTCAATCGGCGTGCCCGTCATCGGCAACGTCGTGTCGCCCGGCATCGAAGCCATGAACCGGTTCGGCGAGGAGTCCTGGCGCACGGGGTCGCCGATCGTCTACACCTCCGCCGACAGCGTGTTCCAGATGGCGGCCCACATAGACCTGGTCCCCGCAGACCTGCTGTACGGGTGGTGCGAGATCGCACGGGTCATCCTCGGCGACCGGGTCGGCAGGGTGATCGCCCGCCCGTTCACCGGGGAGCCGGGTTCGTTCCGGCGCATCGAGACCGGCCGGCGTGACTTCCCGGTCCATCTGCCGCCGGGCTCGCTTCTTCACATCCTGTGCGACGCCGGCATCCCCACCGTCGGTATCGGCAAGGTTTGCGACATGTTCCCCGGCCATCCGTTCGACGCGGTGGAAGGTCCGGGATCAAACGACACGATCGTGCTGGAGGCGACTGAGTGGCTCAAGCGGGAGAGTCGCGGCCTCGTGTTCGCAAACGCAGGCGAGCTGGACTCCAAGTACGCCCACCGCAACGACCCGCAGGGATGGTGCTCGGCCTTTGAGCACCTCGACGACCGGCTGGGGCTGCTGCTTGCGTGCCTGGAGGACGACGACGCGGTGTTCATCACCGGCGACCACGGCAACGACCCGACGACACCGTCCACCGACCACTCCCGGGAGTACGTCCCGATCCTGGCCACGTCCGGGGCCGGCTGGCGCAGAGGCGGCCCACCTGCCGACCTGGGGGTGCGGTCCTCCTTTGCCGACGTCGGGGCGACCATCGCCGAGCTGCTTCTCGGGACCCCCACCTCCCTGCCCGGCGAGTCGTTCTCGTCGCTCGTGCCCTGA
- a CDS encoding site-2 protease family protein, translated as MFGRISLIETALVISVLLISLVIHEFAHAWTALKLGDPTAKLAGRLTLNPIRHLDPVGSVILPAAMILSGAGYFGYARPVPVNRFMLRGEDRGFALVALAGPASNVVLATLAVLAIRLVNPNRAGGLAQFLFVFIQVNLFLAAFNLVPIPPLDGSRLLRVVLPSGGVQFLDRIEPYGFVILLGLLFLLPNQFFKLVNAIQSLLVVLIPGFG; from the coding sequence ATGTTCGGCCGGATCTCGCTCATCGAAACCGCCCTCGTCATCAGCGTGCTGCTGATCAGCCTGGTCATCCACGAGTTCGCCCACGCGTGGACGGCGCTGAAGCTCGGGGACCCGACGGCGAAGCTGGCGGGAAGGCTGACGCTCAACCCGATCCGGCATCTGGACCCCGTGGGGTCGGTGATCCTGCCGGCGGCCATGATCCTGTCGGGGGCCGGCTACTTCGGATACGCCCGTCCGGTTCCGGTGAACAGATTCATGCTCCGAGGCGAGGACCGGGGGTTCGCGCTGGTGGCGCTCGCCGGCCCCGCCTCCAACGTCGTCCTCGCGACGCTGGCGGTCCTGGCCATCAGGCTGGTGAACCCCAACCGGGCAGGGGGTCTTGCTCAGTTCCTGTTCGTCTTCATTCAGGTGAACCTGTTCCTGGCGGCGTTTAACCTGGTCCCCATCCCGCCCCTGGACGGATCGCGGCTGCTGCGCGTCGTGCTCCCGTCCGGCGGGGTCCAGTTTTTGGACCGAATCGAGCCCTACGGGTTCGTGATACTTCTCGGTCTCCTGTTCCTGCTGCCGAACCAGTTCTTCAAGCTCGTCAACGCGATCCAGTCGCTTTTGGTCGTCCTTATCCCCGGTTTCGGCTGA
- a CDS encoding segregation/condensation protein A has protein sequence MDEPLIGPQPAGFQVSLEVFEGPFQLLLALIGERRVDVCDVPIAQLTEDYLAHLSRMEHMDLEVTTEFLVVAATLLQLKARALIPVPAEQAQIRVDDDAERDLLIARLLEIRTFQGAGEVLRDLLAHGDRRHPAAPAPDDPSLRQLPVLSGMQAADLARTLVGIIRDAVREVDVSLLVSDEVSAQQAAAELEARLERGPFTFADVARGRSLAWAVALFLAMLELGMRGEVVLGQQDRLGDIEIRPVAA, from the coding sequence ATGGACGAACCCCTGATCGGGCCCCAACCCGCCGGCTTTCAGGTCTCGCTCGAAGTGTTCGAGGGGCCCTTTCAGCTGCTGCTGGCCCTCATAGGCGAGCGCCGGGTGGACGTCTGCGACGTCCCGATCGCACAGCTCACCGAGGACTATCTCGCCCACCTGTCCCGCATGGAGCACATGGACCTGGAGGTGACGACCGAGTTTTTGGTCGTGGCGGCGACGCTGCTGCAGCTCAAGGCGCGCGCGCTCATCCCGGTGCCGGCGGAGCAGGCTCAGATTCGAGTGGACGACGACGCGGAGCGGGACCTGCTCATCGCACGGCTTCTGGAGATCAGGACCTTCCAGGGTGCGGGAGAGGTTCTGCGGGACCTGCTGGCTCACGGCGACCGCCGCCACCCGGCGGCCCCCGCGCCGGACGACCCGTCCCTGCGCCAGCTCCCGGTCCTGTCCGGGATGCAGGCGGCGGACCTGGCCCGGACGCTGGTGGGGATCATCCGCGACGCCGTCCGCGAGGTGGACGTGTCACTTTTGGTGTCCGACGAGGTGTCGGCTCAGCAGGCAGCAGCGGAGCTGGAGGCGAGGCTCGAGCGGGGGCCATTCACCTTCGCCGACGTCGCGCGCGGCCGCAGCCTCGCCTGGGCGGTGGCGCTGTTTCTGGCCATGCTGGAACTCGGGATGCGCGGCGAGGTCGTCCTCGGCCAGCAGGACAGGCTGGGCGACATCGAGATCAGGCCGGTGGCGGCGTGA